The nucleotide sequence CATTCCGAAGCTAAATGATATTGCCGCACCTAATACGACGCAGATGGATCCTAAATATACGTGCATCCCCTCAACCCCTCACAACAATGTCTTAAGCATTATATGCGAGTGGGACAAGAAGGGAACAATTTGATGATGAATTCTCAGTCAGTATTTTTTCGCCCGCTATTTCTTCTTAAATTTCAATTTGAACACAAGGAATATAATGATAACCACGACAGCAATAGCGAACGCCTGCCAGCCAAGCTTGTGCAACCACTTCAATACAGTATCCCATTGTGAGCCAAAGTGATTGCCTAGAAAGATGAAGAGGCCACACCAGAATAACGCCCCCGTATAAGCATAAATCGCAAAAGAACGGTAGGAATAGCCGATAATACCCGAGAAGTAACCCGTGACATGGCGGACACCTGGAATAAAATAACCAATAAACACTAATAGTTTACCATATCGTTCAAACCAATGTCGTGTCTTCTCCATTTTAGCTGGTGTAATGAAAACCCACTTTCCATACTTCTCGAGAAAGGGACTACCAGCTGTTCGTCCGACAAAATAAGTAATTGTCATCCCGATCGTTGTACCTGCAAATGCACACACAAAGGCAGGCCATGCCCGTATCACACCTTCATAGGATAAATAACCTGCATAAAGCATCGTTGTCTCACCAGGGAAAGGCAACGCGACATATTCGAGCAATAGCCCGAGAAATAACACTTCATAGCCATATTCATTAAACAATGCTACGATATCAAACTTCATTATGTAATAGCCCCATATCTCTTCAATAAGTTGTGTTACCAACATAGAATGACCTTAAGTTATTATAACATTTCACAATAGCTTTCGCTCGTTGCTCTGTCTGTATAACAAAAAAAGCTCAAACCACTATAGGCTTGAGCTTCCTTCCATGCTTATATTTTAAATGCGGATAACTGTTCCCTTAGATCATGCGAAGTCGACTTTAATGTGTCTGCCATTTCGATCAAATCGTTGGAAATGTTATTCTGCTTCTCGGAAAGCTGAGTGACCGTATCCATCCCCTCGCGCACTTCTAAAGAAGTATCAGCCATCTGCTCAACAGAGGTTACGATGGATATCATCCCTGTGGAAATTTCGCTCATCGCCTGAGTAATCTCATTCATTTGATCTGCTAGTATACCACTTTGATGCTCTAATTCAATGAAGGTGCTGTTAGAGCTTTCAGAGATTTGCTTCGTCTTCATCATCAGCTGCTCGAATGAATTGAGGCTCACTTCACTCTTCTTCATATCTGAATGAATTTGGTTCAAATCGACTGCAATCTTCTTCGACAATTCACTAGTTTGGCCTGAGAGCTTACGAATTTCTCCAGCGACTACTGCAAACCCACTTCCGTATTCACCCGCTCTTGCAGCTTCAATCGAGGCATTAAGTGAAAGTAGATTCGTCTGCGTTGTAATGCCATTAATACTCTCAAGAAAATGAACAACATTACCGTACCGTTCTGTCATCACTCTCATCACCTCAGAGAGCGTCTTGAATTCTTGGGTTGTATCATTCACCAACTGTACAACCTCATGCATCTTCTCTGTTCCCATTTGCGAAGCATCGCGCATATTTTGCATATCACTATTAATCGACTGACAGGATGCTGTTATTTGCTCAGAACTTGCGGACACTTCCTCTGTAACCGAGGAGATTGACATATTCGATTCACTCTGTATCATCATCCCCTGCTTACTAGCCGCTACTGCTTGCTGCGCTGTATCTGCCGCTTTCTGATTGTTGCTCAGGAGGGTTTGCATTTGATCGGATGTTTCTAGTACCTGTTGACTAACTGTAACAGTAGATGTAATCGTCCTGCGTAGATTTTTCCCCATCTCTCTAAGCATCTCATCTATCATTCCGAACTCGTCATAGGCTTTAAGCTGTCGATCATATGTAAAATCATTGTTTGTGAACGCTGCAATGTGTTTCATAATTCCAGATAAATTTTTTCGAATTTGTAGAATAAGTCCGATTAGGGACAGTACAGGCAATAGGGTCAACAAGATAAAATTGAAAGTAGCCGCGCGATTTGAAGATTTAACTCCTTCCGTTAAGGAAGCAAATCTTGGCTCTGCTGCTTTTTCAAATCGGGCTTGAGCATCTTCATCTATTTTACTTAACTTCTCAAAATAGATTCCTAGCGTTCGAGCGCGCATCAATTGCTTGTTCGATTCAGACATAATAAGCTCATATTGATTATGCTCTTTCATCAGAGTGTCATAAGCGATTTTCATTCTTGCTGCTAAAGATCCGAAGGAGTCACGATATTCCACAGACTCTGTTTCCTTATCTAGCTCAATAAGTGTCGCTTCAAGCGCTGTGATCATATCTGGAATTTTCGCCAAATCATTATCCAGCTTTTCTTTTCTCGTCTTCGTATAGTTTTCCAACACATCTACATACAGCAAAACCGAAGCATTCATCAATGTCGAGACGTCATTATATTTTGCTTCAATTTCGTTGAATCTCTGTGTATTTGCCACCTCATTCTTTACATTGCTATTTTGCGATAAGATAATTACACCTGCTACTCCATTAACAATCGTTAATATAAGTAATAGAACAATCATGCGATGTGTAATTTTGGAGCGAAAAAACAAATTTCTCACGGTTCCAAGAAAGCGCTTACCTTTCGACTCGGGTGAAAGTTTCTTCATCTTGACTACCCCTCCATATCATATTGCACAAGTTGTTTGTGCAAACGTTTGCATAAGGAGATTATAGCACAACATTTTCTCAATGGACATAGCCTTTAATTCTATTCAATGCTTCTTCACCAGCTCTAAGCCATTTTCCCTCTTGTTTGATCCGATCATCTGGGTCCAACGGTTTCTGAAATTGATTTAATCCTACAACATCGAGCATACTAAAATCTTCATCATCTTCTCCATTTCCCGTATGTACAATATGTTTGATCAAAAAGGGACCGCCGAATTGTACCAATGCTTCGTCTTGATCGAACTTCCCCTCAATCGCCTCTGCTGGAATGCGCAAATAGATCGTTACACCCTCATTTTGAAACAGGATGGAATCGAAGTAAGCGTGTCTATACTCCCAATTGTTGCTAATTTGAAATCCCGCTTCCTCAAAAGGCTTACGTATATTCCCGTAAAATACTTGTTTACCTTCTAGTTCTGATGAAATATGAAGCATTATCTCTTCCTCCGTGTTCCTATTCTCAGTTTCGTGCATAGTCATAGCTTTGCAAATTAAACAACTATTTATTCTCCTGTTACAATATTGTCTAATAAATTATCGTGCACTTTCGCAGGATTATGCCCACCTGAGCTTTGATTTCGGCCTCATTTTCCTCGAATAATTTTGTATAACGCACAAAAAAACGGCATCTCTGCCGTTTCGCTTGTACAACACTTACTTGTTGAACTGAGGTAATAAATCTGAATGAGCTTGAATCATTCGAGATACCGCAACATAAGCGCTCTGCTTGTCCGTAATCGCAGGATCAAGTGTGATCGCTCGGTTGACTGCCTCCAAACTACCGGTTGCTGCAGCTTCTGCAACGAGCTCATGTACATCAGAGAGGGTGCGGATCAATTCTGCAAGCTTAGGTGGCAGTGCAGGTAGCTTCTGTGGATGCAACTCTCCTCCACTGATGACTACGGGTACCTCAACAATGCGTTCATCCGGTAGTTCAGCAATTGCACCGTTATTTCTTACATTCAAAATATCAAGTACAACCTCTTCTCCCCCATGTATTGCGACTGCTACCGATACGGGATGCTCCCAGCTTGGATTAGAGAATAGATCGTGCTCACTGCGTTCGCCCCTTGCAATCTCCTGTAAATCTAAGTTCCTGCGAACACGTTCTTCTTCCGTACCATGATAAGGGGGTTCAGTCGTATACACAATGTCCTCTTGATGGGGCAAATATTCTGCGTGATGATCGACACTCCCGGCTGCAACTGCTCCATATTCGGCTAACCAACGTTGCATGGCGCGTAGTTCTCTTCTCATATCATCGTCGTGTTCATCGAACATTCCTGCACGAATATATTCATGGAGCGGTTCAAGCAAATTTTCACCCGTTTGCTTATCCTTAATCTCAAGCACCCAAGCAAAATGATTCAATCCGCCGGTTACGACAGATATTTCAGAGGGATGCTTTCTAACAAGCTTTGCCAAGAGAGCATATTCTCCATCACTTCGATAAGCAATATTGCAAAATCCAGCTACTCTTATCGATGAATAACGATTGATCGCCGTAACTACCCGCGGCATCGGGTTCGTCACGTCGAGCAGCCATGCCTGAGGACATAGCTCCTCCATATCTCGGCATACATCTAGCAATAGCGTAATGGAACGCAACCCATTTACAAGTCCGCCCAGTCCACCACACTCCCTGGCTTGATCCGGCATATCGAATTGTTTCAAAATATTATAGTCCAGTTGCCACCGCTTTGCCCCCTGTACGGCTGCGGATACGATGACGAAATCTGAATTCGGAAGTGCCTCACGACGATCGGCAACCGCTTGAATCGTCATCGATAACCCATACTTGTTGGCGATAGATCTACCCGCCTCCGCCATAGAGGTTGCAGCTTCCACGTTTGGGTCGACCAGCATAAGCTCGCAACCCTCCAACCGATGCTTAACTATAATATCTTCTAAAACAGTTGGAGCGAACACAAAGCTCCCTCCACCGATTAAAACGATTTTCATCACTCTTATGCCCCTTTCTACTGTCACCAAGGATTGTCCGAAATACTCTCTTTGCCTACATGCTCCGATTGATGCCTAATTTAAAGTATAATAGCTGAAGAGTCATCGCTCGATAACCATAAAGGCTGAGCTCTCGAAAATAATTAACCAAATGGGACATTGCAAGGAGGGGATGAAGTTGAGAGTAACGGAAATGAAGTATCGTTCACAAAGCTACCCCAATCGCAGATTAGAGCTTTATCTACATGGGATGCATTCGGCAACAGTCGGAAAAGGACAGCTTTGCGAACGCCATTTACATCACCGGATGCTGGAACTGAACCTCGTCCTTAAGGGAAGTCAGACGGCTATTATCGACTCGAAAAAGCTTGAGCAGTGCGCTGGAGAGGTTGTAATCATTCCGCCTATGCGGCTTCATGAATTTATAGTTGAGCATTCCGAAGAAACCAAATACTTCGTTATTCATATTCAGAATGTAGGGCACCAGCTGCTACATCACCTATACAAATCCGAAGTCTACCTATATCCAAATGGAAGTTCACTCCATAATAAAATTCAACCGGTTCTACACCGACTGCTCGCATTATTGCAAAACGATTGTTCAGACAATCGCATTATTCATACCTGTTCGGAATTACTTATACAGTTGGAAGACGAATTTATCCCGGAGGTAATAGAAGATACTAAACCAGAGGTACATCATTTAGCAGAGCAAATCGCTAGAGAAATCGAACAGCTCTTGTTTGCGATGGAACAGACTGAAGAGGGTAACCTGCATTCTAACTGGCTGGAGACGATTTCCCAACGACTCGGGATTAGCCGGCGGCACTGTCATCGCATTTTTCAACAGACTTACAATATGTCTCCGCGACAATATTTTTCCATCGTCCGTCAACAAGAAGCGATGCATATGTTACTCGGAAGCAGTGAGACACTAGAGAAAATTGCCTATCGGATTGGTTTCGAGAACGTCCAAAGCTTTATCCGACAGTTTACAAAGTGGACTGGCATCACACCGGGGGTATTTCGAAAAAGAGAAGTAAACAACCGAAACTACTTAACACCGATTGAGCTTTCTAATGACTAACTTACACCTCTATTCCATGTCAGAATAGCTTAGCCCACTCCCATGACCTCAGCGCAATGGCAACAAAACCGTAAATTCAGTTCCTTCATCCAGTCTGCTGCTTACGGAAATCGAACCACGATGCATCTCCATAATCTTCTGCGCGATGGAAAGTCCAAGGCCGCTACCTCCTACGGCATAGTTACGTGATCTGTCTGCCTTATAGAAACGTTCGAAGATTCTCAACTGATCCTGTTCGGTAATTCCCTGCCCTGTATCGGCGATGCGAACGATAGCATGATCTTTCTCCATTGTTAGTGTGATATTTATTTTTCCACCTTGGGGTGAAAACTTTATAGCGTTATGGATGATGTTCACCCAAACCTGGCTCATCAGGTCTTCATCCGCAACAACCGTGACCTCTTCCGCTTCTACATTCATGTCGACTTCTTTTTCTTGCCACTGCGGCTCGCAGGCCAGAATTAATGCGATCAACTGCTTATCAAGACGATACGTTGTTGCATGAAATGGGTTCTGTACGGAATCCAAAACTGCTAGCTTCATCAGATTGTCACTAAGCTTTGATAACCGATAGCATTCCGCTTCGATAATAGTCAAATACCGTAGTCGCTGCTCCCGCTCCAAATCTTCATTTTTAAGCGCCTTGGCGAAGCCACTAATCGACGTAAGTGGAGATCCAATCTCATGCGATACATTCGAGATGAACTCCTGTCGTAGCTCTTCCATAGCTTTTAGATTGGCAGCCATATCGTTAATGCTATTCACCAACTGTACAAAGGGATGATTCTGCCTCTGTCTCCCGTTCTTCCCATCGACTCCCGATTCGAGATTGACACGAAAGTCACCTCGCGATATGCGTCTTAACGCTTCGATCAACTCGCTAAAAAGATGATGCTCTCTTTTGCGGACAAGTGGACCTACTATCATAATGATGATACCGAAGAGAAAAAAACCGAGTGTTGCGTTAATGAGTAGTGCAATTAATCCATGGGGCTCCCATGTCGTTCGCGAATAGACAGCCTCCGTAAGATAATATACCGCCGTCCAGCAAATAAACAGCGCAACAATGACACCTACGAAGTTCACAATAATATGGAACATATTCGGTCTCTGTTTCATCGCTGTACCTCCAGACGATAACCCAATCCCCGAATGGTGCTGATCCGGAAGGCGTGACGATTATCAGGAAATCTTTCACGTAGACGTTTGATGTGTACGTCGACTGTTCTTTCGTCTCCCTCGTAATCGTAACCCCAGATTTGCTCTATCAACTGATCACGCGTAAATGTTTTACCGGGGTAGCTCGCAAGCGTAAACAGTAGCTCGAATTCCTTGAGAGGGAGCGTCATCTCTTTATCTCCCACCATGCACTCGAACGAGTCACGACGCAGCGTAACATCTCCAATCTGAAGCGATTGCGAAGCTATAATTCGATATCGTTTCAATAATGCTTTCACTCTAGCGACTAGAACCATAGGGTCAAATGGTTTGACTAGATAATCATCCGTTCCTAACGCAAAACCTTTCAAGATCTGAGACGACTCTCCTTTGGCTGTAAGCATGAGTAGTGGCAGATTACTCTGTCCACGTAGCTCACGGCATAGCTCCCAACCATCCATTCCAGGCATCATAATATCAAGGATAACTAAATCGACCATGCTATTGGCAACAATTCGCAATGCATCGAGACCGTCCGTTGCTTCAAGTACGTCCAGTCCTTCCAACCGCAAGAAATGTCCAACCAGTTCTCGTATATGCGGATCGTCATCAACGATTAGTATGCTAGTCATGCTTGCACCTCCCAACCTTTTGCCAACTTTGACTTTCATTCATCTTATTAGTCGTCTTCTACGTCCGGCGCATATAGGCACGCACCGTAAGCGGCGCGAAAATAGCTACTATTACGGCAGCACCAATAAGAGAGAGAGTTAGATCCCATCCTGCAGTTCCAGTGTTAGCTAACGCTCGGACAGCGGCGACAAGATGCGAGATCGGATTGATATCAACAAACCACCGTAGCCAGTCTGGCATCGTATTCACGGGTACGAAGGCATTGGAAAGGAACGTGAGTGGGAAGAGCACAATCATCGATATTCCCTGCACGCTTGAGGCTGTACGAGCAATTACACCAAAGAAAGCAAACACCCAGCTGATCGCCCAAGAGCAGGCAATGACAAGTACTGCAGCGATCGCGACATGATAGAGACCTCCATCAGGCCGATAACCCATCAAGTAGCCCATGACAAAGGTAAGCACTGTCGCAATAGCATATCGAACCGTGTCTGCCAGCAGCGCACCCGCCAACGGTGCTATCCGTGCGATAGGCAATGACTTGAAACGGTCAAATACACCTTTATCCATATCCTCGCGCAGTTGAACACCGGTGACAATAGAAGTCGTAATGACAGTTTGTACGAGAATGCCCGGAATAATAATGGGCAAATAGCTCTGCACGTCACCTGCAATAGCCCCACCAAAAATGTAAGTAAACATGAGCGTAAAAATGATGGGCTGAAGCGTAACGTCGAACAGCTGCTCAGGTGTGCGCCGAATCTTCAGCAGACCGCGATAGGCCATCGTCAACGAGTTGCGCACGGTTTGGCCAAAGCTCGTGTAATTTTTCAATCGGACTCTCGCATCCGGTTTGATAGTCGTACTCCTCATACTTTTGCCACCTCTGCTTCGGTAGATTCCTGTTCCAACTGCTGTTCATTCCCCTTTGCGTCATGACCGGTAATCGTTAGAAATACTTCGTCGAGTGACGGTTTCTGTACACTCATCTCTGCCAGAG is from Candidatus Cohnella colombiensis and encodes:
- a CDS encoding response regulator transcription factor, producing MTSILIVDDDPHIRELVGHFLRLEGLDVLEATDGLDALRIVANSMVDLVILDIMMPGMDGWELCRELRGQSNLPLLMLTAKGESSQILKGFALGTDDYLVKPFDPMVLVARVKALLKRYRIIASQSLQIGDVTLRRDSFECMVGDKEMTLPLKEFELLFTLASYPGKTFTRDQLIEQIWGYDYEGDERTVDVHIKRLRERFPDNRHAFRISTIRGLGYRLEVQR
- a CDS encoding helix-turn-helix transcriptional regulator, producing MRVTEMKYRSQSYPNRRLELYLHGMHSATVGKGQLCERHLHHRMLELNLVLKGSQTAIIDSKKLEQCAGEVVIIPPMRLHEFIVEHSEETKYFVIHIQNVGHQLLHHLYKSEVYLYPNGSSLHNKIQPVLHRLLALLQNDCSDNRIIHTCSELLIQLEDEFIPEVIEDTKPEVHHLAEQIAREIEQLLFAMEQTEEGNLHSNWLETISQRLGISRRHCHRIFQQTYNMSPRQYFSIVRQQEAMHMLLGSSETLEKIAYRIGFENVQSFIRQFTKWTGITPGVFRKREVNNRNYLTPIELSND
- a CDS encoding HAMP domain-containing sensor histidine kinase, with the translated sequence MKQRPNMFHIIVNFVGVIVALFICWTAVYYLTEAVYSRTTWEPHGLIALLINATLGFFLFGIIIMIVGPLVRKREHHLFSELIEALRRISRGDFRVNLESGVDGKNGRQRQNHPFVQLVNSINDMAANLKAMEELRQEFISNVSHEIGSPLTSISGFAKALKNEDLEREQRLRYLTIIEAECYRLSKLSDNLMKLAVLDSVQNPFHATTYRLDKQLIALILACEPQWQEKEVDMNVEAEEVTVVADEDLMSQVWVNIIHNAIKFSPQGGKINITLTMEKDHAIVRIADTGQGITEQDQLRIFERFYKADRSRNYAVGGSGLGLSIAQKIMEMHRGSISVSSRLDEGTEFTVLLPLR
- a CDS encoding methyl-accepting chemotaxis protein → MKKLSPESKGKRFLGTVRNLFFRSKITHRMIVLLLILTIVNGVAGVIILSQNSNVKNEVANTQRFNEIEAKYNDVSTLMNASVLLYVDVLENYTKTRKEKLDNDLAKIPDMITALEATLIELDKETESVEYRDSFGSLAARMKIAYDTLMKEHNQYELIMSESNKQLMRARTLGIYFEKLSKIDEDAQARFEKAAEPRFASLTEGVKSSNRAATFNFILLTLLPVLSLIGLILQIRKNLSGIMKHIAAFTNNDFTYDRQLKAYDEFGMIDEMLREMGKNLRRTITSTVTVSQQVLETSDQMQTLLSNNQKAADTAQQAVAASKQGMMIQSESNMSISSVTEEVSASSEQITASCQSINSDMQNMRDASQMGTEKMHEVVQLVNDTTQEFKTLSEVMRVMTERYGNVVHFLESINGITTQTNLLSLNASIEAARAGEYGSGFAVVAGEIRKLSGQTSELSKKIAVDLNQIHSDMKKSEVSLNSFEQLMMKTKQISESSNSTFIELEHQSGILADQMNEITQAMSEISTGMISIVTSVEQMADTSLEVREGMDTVTQLSEKQNNISNDLIEMADTLKSTSHDLREQLSAFKI
- a CDS encoding ABC transporter permease, whose protein sequence is MRSTTIKPDARVRLKNYTSFGQTVRNSLTMAYRGLLKIRRTPEQLFDVTLQPIIFTLMFTYIFGGAIAGDVQSYLPIIIPGILVQTVITTSIVTGVQLREDMDKGVFDRFKSLPIARIAPLAGALLADTVRYAIATVLTFVMGYLMGYRPDGGLYHVAIAAVLVIACSWAISWVFAFFGVIARTASSVQGISMIVLFPLTFLSNAFVPVNTMPDWLRWFVDINPISHLVAAVRALANTGTAGWDLTLSLIGAAVIVAIFAPLTVRAYMRRT
- a CDS encoding DedA family protein, coding for MKFDIVALFNEYGYEVLFLGLLLEYVALPFPGETTMLYAGYLSYEGVIRAWPAFVCAFAGTTIGMTITYFVGRTAGSPFLEKYGKWVFITPAKMEKTRHWFERYGKLLVFIGYFIPGVRHVTGYFSGIIGYSYRSFAIYAYTGALFWCGLFIFLGNHFGSQWDTVLKWLHKLGWQAFAIAVVVIIIFLVFKLKFKKK
- a CDS encoding YugN family protein; this encodes MLHISSELEGKQVFYGNIRKPFEEAGFQISNNWEYRHAYFDSILFQNEGVTIYLRIPAEAIEGKFDQDEALVQFGGPFLIKHIVHTGNGEDDEDFSMLDVVGLNQFQKPLDPDDRIKQEGKWLRAGEEALNRIKGYVH